Proteins from one Triticum aestivum cultivar Chinese Spring chromosome 7A, IWGSC CS RefSeq v2.1, whole genome shotgun sequence genomic window:
- the LOC123152523 gene encoding beta-galactosidase 11 isoform X1 has protein sequence MSLLHVRLAAAAIAVVALVAGGDAYQLTKPGTVISYDRRSLMVDGQRDIFFSGSIHYPRSPFHEWPDLIARAKEGGLNVIESYVFWNVHEPEMGVYNFEGRYDMIKFFKLIQEHEMYAMVRIGPFVQAEWNHGGLPYWLREVPDIIFRTDNEPFKKLMQKFVTLVVNKLKEAKLFASQGGPIILAQIENEYQHMEAAFKENGTRYIEWAAKMAISTDIGVPWIMCKQTKAPADVIPTCNGRHCGDTWPGPVDKNKPLLWTENWTAQYRVFGDPPSQRSAEDIAFAVARFFSVGGSMVNYYMYHGGTNFGRTGASFVMPRYYDEAPLDEFGKAETDESSQTLNMLNYVDSWMNVLVGPGMFKEPKWGHLKDLHHALRLCKNALLFGTPSTQPLGKLYEARVFEIPEQKVCVAFLSNHNTKEDGTVTFRGQKYFVPRRSVSILGDCKTVVFSTQYVNAQHNQRTFHFTDQTVQNNVWEMYTEGDQVPTYKFSTDRSEKPLEAYNMTKDKTDYLWYTTSFLLDPEDLPSRLDIKPVLEASSHGHAMVAFVNKKLVGCGHGTKMNKAFSLEKPIDVKVGINHISILSSTLGLQDSGSYLERRQAGVHSVTIQGLNTGTLDLTSNGWGHIVGLDGERKQAFTEKGGEVQWQPAVFDKPLTWYRRRFDMPSGEDPVVIDMNPMGKGILFVNGEGLGRYWSSYKHALGRPSQYLYHVPRCFLKPTGNVLTIFEEEGGRPDAIMILTVKRDNICSFISETNPGHVRSWETKDSQLTMVADDLKPRAVLTCPEKKMIQQVVFASYGNPLGICGNYTFGNCHTPKAKEIVEKACVGKRSCVLAVSHEVYGGDLNCPGTTATLAVQAKCSKRQRTAEQ, from the exons ATGTCCCTCCTCCACGTCCGGCTCGCCGCCGCGGCGATCGCCGTCGTCGCGCTCGTGGCCGGCGGGGACGCCTACCAGCTCACCAAACCAGGCACCGTCATCTCGTACGACCGCCGCTCGCTCATGGTGGACGGACAGAGGGACATCTTCTTCTCCGGCTCCATCCACTATCCACGCAGCCCTTTCCACGAGTGGCCCGACCTCATCGCCAGGGCCAAGGAAGGCGGCCTCAACGTCATCGAGTCCTACGTCTTCTGGAACGTCCATGAACCCGAGATGGGCGTG TACAACTTCGAGGGGAGGTACGACATGATCAAGTTCTTCAAGCTGATCCAGGAGCATGAGATGTACGCCATGGTCCGTATCGGGCCCTTTGTCCAGGCGGAGTGGAACCATGG AGGGCTGCCTTACTGGCTCCGGGAGGTCCCCGACATCATATTCCGCACAGACAATGAGCCTTTCAAG AAGCTCATGCAGAAGTTTGTCACTCTCGTAGTGAACAAGCTCAAGGAGGCCAAGCTCTTCGCATCACAAGGAGGCCCTATCATTCTAGCGCAG ATCGAGAATGAGTACCAGCACATGGAAGCGGCGTTCAAAGAAAACGGCACCAGGTACATCGAATGGGCAGCTAAGATGGCCATCAGCACCGACATCGGGGTGCCATGGATCATGTGCAAGCAGACTAAAGCTCCAGCGGACGTG ATTCCTACCTGCAACGGTAGGCACTGCGGAGATACATGGCCAGGTCCAGTTGACAAGAACAAACCCCTGTTATGGACCGAGAACTGGACTGCTCA ATACAGAGTATTCGGTGATCCTCCGTCTCAGAGATCTGCCGAGGACATTGCGTTTGCCGTGGCGCGGTTCTTCTCGGTGGGGGGCAGCATGGTGAACTACTACATG TACCACGGAGGAACAAACTTTGGAAGAACGGGTGCCTCTTTCGTGATGCCGAGATACTACGACGAGGCGCCTCTCGACGAATTCGGTAAAGCAGAGACAGATGAATCCTCTCAAACTCTGAATATGCTTAACTATGTTGATTCATGGATGAACGTTTTGGTTGGTCCAGGAATGTTCAAAGAGCCCAAGTGGGGCCATCTGAAGGACCTGCACCATGCTTTGAGGTTGTGCAAGAACGCTCTCCTCTTTGGGACCCCCTCCACGCAGCCATTGGGCAAGCTCTACGAG GCGCGGGTGTTCGAGATCCCGGAGCAGAAGGTGTGCGTGGCGTTCCTGTCCAACCACAACACCAAGGAGGACGGGACGGTGACGTTCCGCGGGCAGAAGTACTTCGTGCCCCGGCGGTCTGTCAGCATCCTGGGCGACTGCAAGACGGTGGTGTTCAGCACGCAATACGTGAACGCGCAGCACAACCAGCGCACCTTCCACTTCACGGACCAGACGGTGCAGAACAATGTGTGGGAGATGTACACGGAGGGGGACCAGGTGCCCACCTACAAGTTCAGCACCGACCGGAGCGAGAAGCCCCTCGAGGCCTACAACATGACCAAGGACAAGACCGACTACCTCTGGTACACAACCAG CTTCCTGCTGGACCCTGAGGACCTGCCGTCCAGGCTAGACATCAAGCCGGTGCTGGAGGCGAGCAGCCATGGGCACGCCATGGTGGCGTTCGTCAACAAGAAGTTAGTCGGCTGCGGCCATGGCACAAAGATGAACAAGGCCTTCAGCCTGGAGAAGCCCATCGATGTCAAGGTCGGCATCAACCACATCTCCATCCTGTCCAGCACGCTGGGGTTGCAGGACAGCGGGTCCTACCTGGAGCGCCGGCAGGCCGGCGTGCACTCGGTCACCATCCAGGGCCTCAACACGGGGACGCTGGACCTCACCAGCAACGGGTGGGGTCACATCGTGGGCCTGGACGGCGAGCGCAAGCAGGCTTTCACGGAAAAGGGCGGCGAGGTGCAGTGGCAACCCGCGGTGTTCGACAAGCCGCTCACGTGGTACCGGCGGCGCTTCGACATGCCCAGCGGGGAGGACCCCGTGGTGATCGACATGAACCCGATGGGCAAGGGCATCCTGTTCGTCAACGGCGAAGGGCTGGGGCGATACTGGAGCTCGTACAAGCACGCGCTGGGGCGGCCGTCGCAGTACCTGTACCACGTGCCGCGGTGCTTCCTGAAGCCGACGGGGAACGTGCTGACCATCTTCGAGGAGGAAGGCGGGCGGCCGGACGCCATCATGATCCTGACGGTGAAGCGCGACAACATCTGCAGCTTCATCTCGGAGACCAACCCCGGGCACGTACGGTCGTGGGAGACCAAGGACAGCCAGCTGACGATGGTGGCGGACGACCTGAAGCCGCGGGCGGTGCTGACGTGCCCGGAGAAGAAGATGATCCAGCAGGTGGTGTTCGCCAGCTACGGGAACCCGCTGGGGATCTGCGGCAACTACACGTTTGGCAACTGCCACACGCCCAAGGCCAAGGAGATTGTGGAGAAGGCGTGCGTGGGGAAGAGGAGCTGCGTGCTGGCCGTGTCGCACGAGGTGTACGGCGGGGACCTCAACTGCCCGGGCACCACGGCCACGCTGGCCGTGCAGGCAAAGTGCTCCAAGAGGCAGAGGACCGCCGAGCAATAA
- the LOC123152523 gene encoding beta-galactosidase 11 isoform X3 — MQKFVTLVVNKLKEAKLFASQGGPIILAQIENEYQHMEAAFKENGTRYIEWAAKMAISTDIGVPWIMCKQTKAPADVIPTCNGRHCGDTWPGPVDKNKPLLWTENWTAQYRVFGDPPSQRSAEDIAFAVARFFSVGGSMVNYYMYHGGTNFGRTGASFVMPRYYDEAPLDEFGMFKEPKWGHLKDLHHALRLCKNALLFGTPSTQPLGKLYEARVFEIPEQKVCVAFLSNHNTKEDGTVTFRGQKYFVPRRSVSILGDCKTVVFSTQYVNAQHNQRTFHFTDQTVQNNVWEMYTEGDQVPTYKFSTDRSEKPLEAYNMTKDKTDYLWYTTSFLLDPEDLPSRLDIKPVLEASSHGHAMVAFVNKKLVGCGHGTKMNKAFSLEKPIDVKVGINHISILSSTLGLQDSGSYLERRQAGVHSVTIQGLNTGTLDLTSNGWGHIVGLDGERKQAFTEKGGEVQWQPAVFDKPLTWYRRRFDMPSGEDPVVIDMNPMGKGILFVNGEGLGRYWSSYKHALGRPSQYLYHVPRCFLKPTGNVLTIFEEEGGRPDAIMILTVKRDNICSFISETNPGHVRSWETKDSQLTMVADDLKPRAVLTCPEKKMIQQVVFASYGNPLGICGNYTFGNCHTPKAKEIVEKACVGKRSCVLAVSHEVYGGDLNCPGTTATLAVQAKCSKRQRTAEQ, encoded by the exons ATGCAGAAGTTTGTCACTCTCGTAGTGAACAAGCTCAAGGAGGCCAAGCTCTTCGCATCACAAGGAGGCCCTATCATTCTAGCGCAG ATCGAGAATGAGTACCAGCACATGGAAGCGGCGTTCAAAGAAAACGGCACCAGGTACATCGAATGGGCAGCTAAGATGGCCATCAGCACCGACATCGGGGTGCCATGGATCATGTGCAAGCAGACTAAAGCTCCAGCGGACGTG ATTCCTACCTGCAACGGTAGGCACTGCGGAGATACATGGCCAGGTCCAGTTGACAAGAACAAACCCCTGTTATGGACCGAGAACTGGACTGCTCA ATACAGAGTATTCGGTGATCCTCCGTCTCAGAGATCTGCCGAGGACATTGCGTTTGCCGTGGCGCGGTTCTTCTCGGTGGGGGGCAGCATGGTGAACTACTACATG TACCACGGAGGAACAAACTTTGGAAGAACGGGTGCCTCTTTCGTGATGCCGAGATACTACGACGAGGCGCCTCTCGACGAATTCG GAATGTTCAAAGAGCCCAAGTGGGGCCATCTGAAGGACCTGCACCATGCTTTGAGGTTGTGCAAGAACGCTCTCCTCTTTGGGACCCCCTCCACGCAGCCATTGGGCAAGCTCTACGAG GCGCGGGTGTTCGAGATCCCGGAGCAGAAGGTGTGCGTGGCGTTCCTGTCCAACCACAACACCAAGGAGGACGGGACGGTGACGTTCCGCGGGCAGAAGTACTTCGTGCCCCGGCGGTCTGTCAGCATCCTGGGCGACTGCAAGACGGTGGTGTTCAGCACGCAATACGTGAACGCGCAGCACAACCAGCGCACCTTCCACTTCACGGACCAGACGGTGCAGAACAATGTGTGGGAGATGTACACGGAGGGGGACCAGGTGCCCACCTACAAGTTCAGCACCGACCGGAGCGAGAAGCCCCTCGAGGCCTACAACATGACCAAGGACAAGACCGACTACCTCTGGTACACAACCAG CTTCCTGCTGGACCCTGAGGACCTGCCGTCCAGGCTAGACATCAAGCCGGTGCTGGAGGCGAGCAGCCATGGGCACGCCATGGTGGCGTTCGTCAACAAGAAGTTAGTCGGCTGCGGCCATGGCACAAAGATGAACAAGGCCTTCAGCCTGGAGAAGCCCATCGATGTCAAGGTCGGCATCAACCACATCTCCATCCTGTCCAGCACGCTGGGGTTGCAGGACAGCGGGTCCTACCTGGAGCGCCGGCAGGCCGGCGTGCACTCGGTCACCATCCAGGGCCTCAACACGGGGACGCTGGACCTCACCAGCAACGGGTGGGGTCACATCGTGGGCCTGGACGGCGAGCGCAAGCAGGCTTTCACGGAAAAGGGCGGCGAGGTGCAGTGGCAACCCGCGGTGTTCGACAAGCCGCTCACGTGGTACCGGCGGCGCTTCGACATGCCCAGCGGGGAGGACCCCGTGGTGATCGACATGAACCCGATGGGCAAGGGCATCCTGTTCGTCAACGGCGAAGGGCTGGGGCGATACTGGAGCTCGTACAAGCACGCGCTGGGGCGGCCGTCGCAGTACCTGTACCACGTGCCGCGGTGCTTCCTGAAGCCGACGGGGAACGTGCTGACCATCTTCGAGGAGGAAGGCGGGCGGCCGGACGCCATCATGATCCTGACGGTGAAGCGCGACAACATCTGCAGCTTCATCTCGGAGACCAACCCCGGGCACGTACGGTCGTGGGAGACCAAGGACAGCCAGCTGACGATGGTGGCGGACGACCTGAAGCCGCGGGCGGTGCTGACGTGCCCGGAGAAGAAGATGATCCAGCAGGTGGTGTTCGCCAGCTACGGGAACCCGCTGGGGATCTGCGGCAACTACACGTTTGGCAACTGCCACACGCCCAAGGCCAAGGAGATTGTGGAGAAGGCGTGCGTGGGGAAGAGGAGCTGCGTGCTGGCCGTGTCGCACGAGGTGTACGGCGGGGACCTCAACTGCCCGGGCACCACGGCCACGCTGGCCGTGCAGGCAAAGTGCTCCAAGAGGCAGAGGACCGCCGAGCAATAA
- the LOC123152523 gene encoding beta-galactosidase 11 isoform X2: MSLLHVRLAAAAIAVVALVAGGDAYQLTKPGTVISYDRRSLMVDGQRDIFFSGSIHYPRSPFHEWPDLIARAKEGGLNVIESYVFWNVHEPEMGVYNFEGRYDMIKFFKLIQEHEMYAMVRIGPFVQAEWNHGGLPYWLREVPDIIFRTDNEPFKKLMQKFVTLVVNKLKEAKLFASQGGPIILAQIENEYQHMEAAFKENGTRYIEWAAKMAISTDIGVPWIMCKQTKAPADVIPTCNGRHCGDTWPGPVDKNKPLLWTENWTAQYRVFGDPPSQRSAEDIAFAVARFFSVGGSMVNYYMYHGGTNFGRTGASFVMPRYYDEAPLDEFGMFKEPKWGHLKDLHHALRLCKNALLFGTPSTQPLGKLYEARVFEIPEQKVCVAFLSNHNTKEDGTVTFRGQKYFVPRRSVSILGDCKTVVFSTQYVNAQHNQRTFHFTDQTVQNNVWEMYTEGDQVPTYKFSTDRSEKPLEAYNMTKDKTDYLWYTTSFLLDPEDLPSRLDIKPVLEASSHGHAMVAFVNKKLVGCGHGTKMNKAFSLEKPIDVKVGINHISILSSTLGLQDSGSYLERRQAGVHSVTIQGLNTGTLDLTSNGWGHIVGLDGERKQAFTEKGGEVQWQPAVFDKPLTWYRRRFDMPSGEDPVVIDMNPMGKGILFVNGEGLGRYWSSYKHALGRPSQYLYHVPRCFLKPTGNVLTIFEEEGGRPDAIMILTVKRDNICSFISETNPGHVRSWETKDSQLTMVADDLKPRAVLTCPEKKMIQQVVFASYGNPLGICGNYTFGNCHTPKAKEIVEKACVGKRSCVLAVSHEVYGGDLNCPGTTATLAVQAKCSKRQRTAEQ, translated from the exons ATGTCCCTCCTCCACGTCCGGCTCGCCGCCGCGGCGATCGCCGTCGTCGCGCTCGTGGCCGGCGGGGACGCCTACCAGCTCACCAAACCAGGCACCGTCATCTCGTACGACCGCCGCTCGCTCATGGTGGACGGACAGAGGGACATCTTCTTCTCCGGCTCCATCCACTATCCACGCAGCCCTTTCCACGAGTGGCCCGACCTCATCGCCAGGGCCAAGGAAGGCGGCCTCAACGTCATCGAGTCCTACGTCTTCTGGAACGTCCATGAACCCGAGATGGGCGTG TACAACTTCGAGGGGAGGTACGACATGATCAAGTTCTTCAAGCTGATCCAGGAGCATGAGATGTACGCCATGGTCCGTATCGGGCCCTTTGTCCAGGCGGAGTGGAACCATGG AGGGCTGCCTTACTGGCTCCGGGAGGTCCCCGACATCATATTCCGCACAGACAATGAGCCTTTCAAG AAGCTCATGCAGAAGTTTGTCACTCTCGTAGTGAACAAGCTCAAGGAGGCCAAGCTCTTCGCATCACAAGGAGGCCCTATCATTCTAGCGCAG ATCGAGAATGAGTACCAGCACATGGAAGCGGCGTTCAAAGAAAACGGCACCAGGTACATCGAATGGGCAGCTAAGATGGCCATCAGCACCGACATCGGGGTGCCATGGATCATGTGCAAGCAGACTAAAGCTCCAGCGGACGTG ATTCCTACCTGCAACGGTAGGCACTGCGGAGATACATGGCCAGGTCCAGTTGACAAGAACAAACCCCTGTTATGGACCGAGAACTGGACTGCTCA ATACAGAGTATTCGGTGATCCTCCGTCTCAGAGATCTGCCGAGGACATTGCGTTTGCCGTGGCGCGGTTCTTCTCGGTGGGGGGCAGCATGGTGAACTACTACATG TACCACGGAGGAACAAACTTTGGAAGAACGGGTGCCTCTTTCGTGATGCCGAGATACTACGACGAGGCGCCTCTCGACGAATTCG GAATGTTCAAAGAGCCCAAGTGGGGCCATCTGAAGGACCTGCACCATGCTTTGAGGTTGTGCAAGAACGCTCTCCTCTTTGGGACCCCCTCCACGCAGCCATTGGGCAAGCTCTACGAG GCGCGGGTGTTCGAGATCCCGGAGCAGAAGGTGTGCGTGGCGTTCCTGTCCAACCACAACACCAAGGAGGACGGGACGGTGACGTTCCGCGGGCAGAAGTACTTCGTGCCCCGGCGGTCTGTCAGCATCCTGGGCGACTGCAAGACGGTGGTGTTCAGCACGCAATACGTGAACGCGCAGCACAACCAGCGCACCTTCCACTTCACGGACCAGACGGTGCAGAACAATGTGTGGGAGATGTACACGGAGGGGGACCAGGTGCCCACCTACAAGTTCAGCACCGACCGGAGCGAGAAGCCCCTCGAGGCCTACAACATGACCAAGGACAAGACCGACTACCTCTGGTACACAACCAG CTTCCTGCTGGACCCTGAGGACCTGCCGTCCAGGCTAGACATCAAGCCGGTGCTGGAGGCGAGCAGCCATGGGCACGCCATGGTGGCGTTCGTCAACAAGAAGTTAGTCGGCTGCGGCCATGGCACAAAGATGAACAAGGCCTTCAGCCTGGAGAAGCCCATCGATGTCAAGGTCGGCATCAACCACATCTCCATCCTGTCCAGCACGCTGGGGTTGCAGGACAGCGGGTCCTACCTGGAGCGCCGGCAGGCCGGCGTGCACTCGGTCACCATCCAGGGCCTCAACACGGGGACGCTGGACCTCACCAGCAACGGGTGGGGTCACATCGTGGGCCTGGACGGCGAGCGCAAGCAGGCTTTCACGGAAAAGGGCGGCGAGGTGCAGTGGCAACCCGCGGTGTTCGACAAGCCGCTCACGTGGTACCGGCGGCGCTTCGACATGCCCAGCGGGGAGGACCCCGTGGTGATCGACATGAACCCGATGGGCAAGGGCATCCTGTTCGTCAACGGCGAAGGGCTGGGGCGATACTGGAGCTCGTACAAGCACGCGCTGGGGCGGCCGTCGCAGTACCTGTACCACGTGCCGCGGTGCTTCCTGAAGCCGACGGGGAACGTGCTGACCATCTTCGAGGAGGAAGGCGGGCGGCCGGACGCCATCATGATCCTGACGGTGAAGCGCGACAACATCTGCAGCTTCATCTCGGAGACCAACCCCGGGCACGTACGGTCGTGGGAGACCAAGGACAGCCAGCTGACGATGGTGGCGGACGACCTGAAGCCGCGGGCGGTGCTGACGTGCCCGGAGAAGAAGATGATCCAGCAGGTGGTGTTCGCCAGCTACGGGAACCCGCTGGGGATCTGCGGCAACTACACGTTTGGCAACTGCCACACGCCCAAGGCCAAGGAGATTGTGGAGAAGGCGTGCGTGGGGAAGAGGAGCTGCGTGCTGGCCGTGTCGCACGAGGTGTACGGCGGGGACCTCAACTGCCCGGGCACCACGGCCACGCTGGCCGTGCAGGCAAAGTGCTCCAAGAGGCAGAGGACCGCCGAGCAATAA